Genomic DNA from Theobroma cacao cultivar B97-61/B2 chromosome 3, Criollo_cocoa_genome_V2, whole genome shotgun sequence:
CTTTCAACAGGTTCATATTGAAACTTCTTTGTATCCTTACATGTTTTGTGAATGTTAAACCCTACATGAGAGGGAGGTCATTTCATTTAAAGTTTTGAGATTACTAATTGTGCCATATACTGAGGCATCATGCTAACTGGTGGCTAATTTCAGGTCTTAACTGCTATTGGTAACTTCTGTATATGTTCCATTGCCATTGGAATGGTGATTGAACTCATTGTTATATATGGCATTCATCATAGGGCTTATCGAACTGGTATAGATAACTTGCTTGTTATACTTATTGGTGGTATCCCAATTGCTATGCCTACTGTGCTTTCTGTCACTATGGCTATTGGCTCTCATCGCTTATCTCAGCAGGTCCACAAAtctataattatttatttattgaattgCCTTTTCGTTGATTGCAATAACCAGATTAACTTAACTTTCGACTCAACTTTCTGAACAGGGTGCCATAACAAAGAGAATGACAGCTATCGAGGAAATGGCAGGAATGGATGTGCTTTGCAGTGACAAAACAGGCACATTGACTCTCAACAAACTTACAGTGGACAAAAATTTGATAGAGGTGAGACTTTTAATCACTCTGTATTGGAGACACAGCAAGTAACTATAGGGGTAGTGCATGTGTGTAACTTAAGGCATATAATCATTCAAGGTTCAAACTTCACAATACTAGTTTCCCACTGGCTCTTAGAAATAAATGATAGATCTTCTATTCAGAAAATGTTTTTGGATCTGTTGTTTCCCTGAAGACATACAGAATTGTTCCAATTCTTTTCTACTAGTTTGTGTTAAGCTTCTATTTATAAGAGCTACAGCCTaaggtttatatatatatttttttgagagttaatatttttgttatgtaGAATTTactcatttaattttattcttcagagAACTGACAGTTCAAGATCTGTCAATACCAACTACAATGTTGAAACTTAATGATCTACTTCATTATATAGGTTTTTGTCAACAATGTTGACAAGGATATGGTAGTTTTGATGGCGGCAAGAGCTTCAAGGTTGGAGAATCAAGATGCTATAGATGCTGCAATTGTTGCAATGTTGGGCGATCCTAAGGAGGTAGCATATCTATAAtctgatttaattaaaatagtttctAATTCGATTTTTCCTTGTTGTACAATAATCCTCACAGTTTCACTCTGTGGCTGCCTAAGATCATAGTTGGTGGGTTTCTTTGGTTATGGGATTTCTGTGATGAAAAGTAAAATCAAGAATTGTGGTATATATTCAATTGGTTGCTCTTTTGCAATGAAGAAAAACAGTTTCAAAAATCATAACTGTGGGAAATAGAAGGGTTTTAGAGATGGTCTTTTATAAGTTGAAATATTAAGAACAAGATGGAAGAACAAGTTCATCAGTCAGGAATCGCATTCGGAATATACAGTTGATTTTTCAAACCTTTGACAATTTCCTCCTTGAGGTGGAGGCTTGGTTGTATAGGACAActtcttgaaatttatgaGTAAAAATCATTAAGAAGTAAGATGGTAGTATTATATCTTTGTGGCATTGCTATGGAATTTTAACTCCCTAAACTGAAATGCCTTCCTAACTGTTGAAACTCTCATTCCAATCTCCCTGGTTGCATGAAActtattacttttaaaaaaaaaaagggttgaAACTCTCATTCCAATATCTTATATATTCTCCACATTTACATCTCTAGTGTGTTGAATTTATTCTGTTGTTTGTTGTAAGGCACGAGCTGGAATCACAGAGGTTCACTTCCTTCCCTTCAATCCAACTGATAAGAGAACAGCCCTTACTTACATTGATGAAGCTGGTAAGTTGCATAGAGTCAGCAAAGGTGCACCAGAGCAGGTACAAACCATACTACTAATGAACCAAAGTTTCTGTTTTCTGACACTGCATCACAGAAGGTTGTCTGAAACTCATTAGTCATTGGCCCCTTCTATGTGCAACTTGTAGATACTCAATCTGGCCTGGAATAAATCAGATATTGAAAAGAAAGTTCATTccataattgataaatttgcTGAGCGTGGACTTCGATCCCTTGCAGTTGCTCGACAGGTATCCAAGCTTTTACTATCACTATATTATCTTAGAATTTCACTCCTTCATTGAGATAATGGAAGAAGtgcaattattttatgtaGGAAGTGCCTGCTGGTAATAAAGATAGCGCTGGAGGACCCTGGGAATTTGTTGGTCTTCTTCCTTTATTTGATCCACCCCGCCATGACAGTGCTGAGACCATTCGAAGAGCCCTGGATCTTGGTGTCAGTGTTAAGATGATAACAGGTGTGCATTATGTCTGATTAACCTTTTTTCCTTCCCTGCCATAGAATAACTCTTCTGGAGTATGATCTCCACTTGAGACCTTTGGCATTTCCCATAGAGTGTGTTTCTGTCAAGGAGACAGGAAACTTATGGTTCTTGTTCCAGGTGACCAACTGGCAATTGCTAAGGAGACAGGAAGAAGACTTGGGATGGGCACAAACATGTATCCTTCATCATCTCTGCTTGGTGCCAATAAGAATGAAGCACTTGGTGCTTTACCAATTGATGAACTTATTGAGAATGCTGATGGATTTGCTGGAGTTTTCCCTGGTAAATATATTTGCTATTATTTCTGAGCTCTATAAGTATGCTTTTGCGTTCCATGTATCTGATTCCATATTTAATGTAGAGCACAAGTTTGAGATTGTGAAAAGACTTCAAGCTAAAAAACACATAGTTGGAATGACGGGTGATGGGGTCAATGATGCACCTGCATTAAAGAAAGCAGACATAGGGATTGCTGTTGCAGATTCCACAGATGCCGCTCGAAGTGCTTCTGATATTGTTTTGACAGAACCTGGTTTGAGTGTGATCATTAGTGCTGTTTTAACGAGCCGTGCAATCTTTCAGAGAATGAAGAATTACACGGTAAAATGAGAATTTCGTTTTATGCACTAGGAATTGGAATTAACCTCAAAGCTTTCCAGTTTCTCACTTTGTATTCTCCTTTTTCCAGATATATGCAGTATCCATCACAATACGTATAGTGGTAAGTCCCAATATGCTTTTTCCCATTTTAAGTATCTTAAAGAGACATAACAAGCTGTACAGTTTTcaaaagaagcaaaagaatcCTCACATACGAGGATTGGCAAGCATCAGAAGTAGTCTGATGTGCGAACTAAGAAAGTGCAACATTAATGCATTCCAGTAATTGTCCTACAAGGCAAGGGAAGTCCAATTGATAAATTCTATAAACAACAGACCCCTGCTAAGCTACCGAGGACAGATCTCATCCTGGTGGCTCAAAGAAGGTACTGAAGTTGTCAGGGCGCAAGACCCCGGCTTTTGTAAGACTGTCAGCTACTGAGTTAATTTCCCGGCTGGTATAATTGAAGGTGACTCTCCTGATGGATTTTGAGAGCGTTTCAATGGTATTGGAGATTAGTTTCATATGCCAAGGAACTTTGCTATGGTCCCTCGTCCAGAGAATGGCGTTAGAAGAACCGCTTTCAACTACTACAGTCCCATTTTCCCTTTTGATCCTGAACAAACCATCTGTTTTACCTACTGTAGCCCCTTCTAACTGGAAATTGGTTTTCATCTTGCAGTTAGGGTTTATGCTGCTTACTGTGATCTGGAAGTTCAATTTCCCTCCTTTCATGGTCCTAATCATTGCCATTCTTAATGATGGTAAGAGGGTACTCTTCTTGTAGGATCTTGTCTTGCATATGGCAGTTATTAGCATTCATCTCTGATAATGTTTCCATTCACATGAATTCttaatccattttttttatttacggACTGATGCTCTTGTTTCCAGGTACCATTATGACAATATCCAAAGACAGGGTCAAGCCATCACCAGTTCCTGACAGTTGGAAgctcaaagaaatttttgctACTGGGATTGTTTTAGGCAGCTACCTGGGTTTAATGACTATTATATTCTTCTGGGCAGCCTATGAAACTGATTTCTTTCCAGTAAATGcaaatttttgtttgatcTCCTTCTGTTCTAATATTCTTTTGTAAAGATGAAGATTAACGAACCTAGAATGAATTGCAACTAGAACTGCGAAAAAACAATCAATGTAAATTGATTTAGTAATACAGTTGAACCCCATTCTGGTTCTGGTAAGTGAATTATGCCTAAGGATAAAGGTATATGTGTTAATTCTCTCTCCTTTGTACCTCAGGATAAATTTCGTGTAAGAAGCTTCTACAAAAACAACTTTAATCTTACAGATAAGGGTGTCAGGGATCATTTAAATGCACAGTTGGCATCTGCAGTGTACCTCCAAGTTAGCACCATCAGCCAGGCTCTAATATTCGTGACTCGCTCCCAAGGATGGTCATTCATGGAGAGGCctggtcttcttcttgttACTGCTTTTATCATTGCTCAACTAGTAAGTTAACTGGAAACTTTAGTTATGTTGTTATAGTGGATAATGAGAGGGACAATAGCTAAGTGCTCCAAGACAGATGGCTTTAGTATTACAGTAATAATAGTGCACAAGCTGGAATGATTTTTATGACTGCATAGAGTCTGCTGCACACTTGGAGTAGAGCAGTATGCTGCTGTCATAATTTCCAAATCTTAGATGATTGGTTGATCTTCAGTTATAAACCAGTGAGGGTTGTTCTATACAGGTAGCAACTGCCATTTCTGCTCATGCGTCATGGGGTTTCGCTGGAATTAAAGCTATTGGATGGGGATGGTCAGGCGTTATTTGGCTCTACAATATTGTAACCTACGCACTGCTTGATCCCATCAAGTTTGCAGTTCGATATGCGCTCAGTGGTAGAGCCTGGGATCTTGTGCTTAACAAAAGGGTAAGTGCACAACACTTCCCTCACAAAAAATTCATAGTTCCGATTGAATTATAATGTCCTATTCGTTTCCTACAAAAAGTTGCACATGGTTGACATGCATTCTTTGCTATTCAATTTACCAGACGGCATTCAACACTCAAAAGGACTTTGGTAAGGAGGCTCGTGAGGCTGCATGGGCGGCTGATCAGCGAACGCGCCATGGCCTACAGTCTTCGGACCCAAAGATCTTCTCTGAAAAGCACACTTTTAGGGACATCAGTCTTATGGCAGAAGAAGCCAGAAGGCGTGCAGAGATTGCAAGgtatcttttctttcttgagAGAACTATACCATCCATAAAGACTATTAAACCGATTCAAGAAATTGACGATTTCACCTACTTTCAGCTGCATTCCTCGCTCACATTCAATTCAACCGACATATATATTTGAGTTGCTCAACTAGTTccaatatttctttttcatgtcaTGCAGATTAAGAGAACTTCATACCTTGAAAGGCAGAGTCGAGTCCTTCGCAAAGTTGAGAGGTTTGGATATCGATGTCAACCCACATTACACAGTCTGAGGGGTACTCTGAATGGCGTTTCGGATGTCCAATGCTCCCATCTTTTggcctttcctttttttcttagtCTCTTTGTTTGTGATGTATTCACCCATTAGTCGCCTACAAAGCCCTTTCGAGCCTTAATATCCATAGAGTGGACTGATATTCCTTAATGATTCCATATGAACTATCAACAAGAGCCTTTAATGCCAATTTCATCATCTACACTGCCTTCACAAAATTACTTGTCTGCTATACTTTACCATTGTTATTACATTGTTCTTCTCATAATTTTGACATGAACTCCCactcaagaaagataaaaagaataaatgaaaacatgacaaggaaaaagaaaagggtcaATGAATGTCTAAATAGGCTTTTTAACTGATGAAATTCTGACTATTGGTAGACCAATCTTCAGGCTTTCGTCATGTCCAAGCCCTCCCAAAAGTCTCTGGGTCTCAACCTACACCAGCCCTTCCAAATTGGAATTTACCTACAGGCCATTTTCATCACCTTGGGTCCTTGActacactttttttttcttctcccttgCAAAATGTTCCCGAGCTCCTGACCCTGCTCTCTCACATCTTTGGGCTAGCCCTTGACTAATCTGAAAAGTAGATTTCAATCTATTAAGACATCCTAATTATCTTTGATTATCAATTTCTGGCTTTGATGAATTTGGCAGCAGAATGACTAGATGGTTAGGCAGAAAACATGTTAGAAAGATATCCAACCGGAAGAAAGCATATTTGTATGAAGTTCACCCATAATTAAGCAGCTAAATTGGTGTGGATATCATTCTAGTTTGCATGAGCATGACAAAGATCAGTTAGCTACCTGGATTCTCAGTTAAAAGGCaagataaaaaacaaaaataaagagagCAGAAAGCCGTATTTCTGGCATTCTTCAATCACACTCTTTCCTCAATTACTGAAGCAATGCCGATTTCTCTTTAAAGTTTGTCGCCACTTCCTCCTATTTTGCTTTCTCAAAAGTGTTGGGTGACATACAAATTTTTGGATCCTATCCCTAAAAACAGACTACTTGAATTTTGGGTAAGTGAATTAATTTGATGCATAAGTTAACCATTTTGATGGCAAAAATAGTTGGGTCATGCGTGGATTCAATTATTTCTTGTTACGGAAAATAAGCATTTCCCTTAACTAagttatcttttttttttttaatgaaagacACTATTTATTATTCACAAGTGATCTTTCAAAGAAGATTACAAAAGAACTAAGCTATCCCTTTACGAATCAAAGGAACtatcaagttaattaataCATTACgatttttcaacatcaattGCAATTGTTTTAAGTAACATGCCTTTTTAtgtagaaaaatataaaaaatatataatttttataattttataaatttttttctatttagtaataatatgaaaaatatcattttattaatatatataatttctatacctacattttatttataatactattaaaatttatataatataatgaaattatataactcttaaaattcttatttcctccctttttaaaaaataatgcaaataGTTTGGTAAGCTGGCCCCGTTCCCCCCTAGACTGATCCCCTGTTTGATACTTGTACAATGAACGTGATACATGTGAGGTATAGCTTCTAAAACAACAGTCAGTACccaaaagaagaaatcaatATTTGCATGCCTTCTTTCTTATGCCGTGGATAAATTATGCTCAAGGTTAGTAAAACTTTAATTAGTACTAGcattttgattataattaaCGTAATTGTGAGATAAGAATCATAATTATTCTGATAATTTACTGATTTAATGTCTGTTCACCACGCAAAACGACAAATTGGTTAGGGCTGGGCCATCTCCAGCTTTGATGGGATAGAAACAGGTGACCTAAAACAATGTTGTTGTCCTTGATTGCACGTGGACGACAACCAAAAACCATATCCAAAAATTATAACCCAACTTCAATTATTcccataataatttaattaattaattaataagataTCCAGGAAATCATACGCTACAATTCAATGTATCTTCACCTTAGATTAATATCTAAACTTTTGATGAGAGAGTTGTGATATGCTCATTGGATGGTCCAGAATCCAGACTCTTTTTCATCCTACAATGGGAAGGCTAAAAGGAGATTCTGGTATGATATTAACATGTTCCCCAGCAGTATGGGACCAAAACTTCGTTGTAGTATACCCAGCAGAGCACAAGACAAGAATCCAACATTTCTCTCAAAAGCCGCTGCCCGACGTCTGAAACTCACGTGATATAATGCCATCCACGCAATATTTACTcaccaaggaaaaaaaaagaaagctatTACTGTGGTTTGCCACGCGCGACAAGGATGCCCATTCCACGCGAGAATAAACTTggaatcaaatattttattttggaatCGGAGGTGAGGCCGTGAAATTCGTAAAcctgtaaaattataaaaaatatttaattttttataaaataaaatatttttaataattttttcagaaataataaaattttttatataagaaacttttataaacatttaattacatgaaatattttgttttataaaaaaaataattcttatacATTTCACAgtgtaaatttattaattttcatatcTTTCAAATAATTCCTTTCATGATTACAAATgttgtttaataaaattattttaattaaaaaaaagatattttcaaaattaacaaaaattatcaaaagaCTAATAGAATAAAGTAAAGGAAAAGACGTAAATGAAAAATCAGTGAACACATTATTTAGtctaatttattatttgaaagtGGAATAAGTTTATtatcttaaaattatgaagcattaatatgattttataattgcacTCAATCTATTGGGGGATCAACTACATCAATAATGTTGTGAGGCACCATtatcatataattaaaaggGTCGTCACTTGCCAAAGTTGATATCAAAGTTATTGCAACAACTGATTTGAATTTCCTTAGTCTTGATAAAGTAGAATTAGGACATGCTACTATTAAGTGCATAATTTCTTGTTAACtctttttagataattaagcTGGAGAAATTAGAGATAAGCAAATTCGaattctataattttttttcttattttgctTCAATTGATCATATTATGCTCCGGCCAATTCAATGGATCCCATCCTTTGGAATGTTGACATGGAAGAAGACATAAATCTAAACTTGACCTTATATGTGGTTTCCTAGTAAGAATATGCTTTGCTCGCCTCCAAGAAATTCAGCTCGTTGACTTTTAAGCGGCAGCCTTCCACGCTCCCCTAAGGCGTGtatgaaccaaaaaaaaaatcccattttttttttatttcattcccacataacaattttcaagatttagttatttccctcgttttcttcattttagctGTGAATGAATTGGAGATCTTTTTAAAGCAGCGTCTCTCCTTGCGTGTCATCATCACTCAACACCCATTTCACACCACAAATTCAGCAACACATCActctaattaatttcttaatctTTTCCTTAATTGGATAAAGGTTTATAGGCTTAGTCATTGCTTATATGGGTTGTCTCCACCGTTAAAACTTGTTCAAGGATTCTAATCCTCATGCTTCGTGTGTTTGGTTTCTCCCCTCATTGCATTTCCATAGTGTTTTAGTTTCTCATGCAATCTCTTTGGTCAATCCGTTCCCCCGGCCCAGCGTTAAATTCTATAACTCTTTCTTGTTTTCCGGAATCAAAACTATTCTGATAGGTacaattattttgttttacatctggggatatttatatattaagcAGTTGATATTGTTAACCAGTGGGGTTGTGGTCAGTCGTCTAAACTGGAGTAGTTGGGAGTTTTAGATACTGTTGTAAATGGAGTGCAGCTTTTTTAGTTCCAAGTGTATGCCAATGTCCGAGATAGCATACATGGAAAGGACATATTCAAGCCAGTTTTTGAGTTTCAGGCCATTGGTTGATGTTAAGTCGACCCCGCAGTTCTGTTTTAGCAGAGGTAATTCTACGGCTTGAATCAGCTGGCAGTTTGTCAGTCAAGTGAATATTGTTGCTCCCTTGTTTCAGATTTctgagttttctttttcttttcttttcttttcctttctgcTTTCTGCAATAGTAGAACAGAGTTGTTTTGGTTCTGTCCATAAACATAAACTTCTGGATTAGTTGTCCTGTTTTAAGATTCTGATTCTGTTAGAAGTAGTTTTTTCATAGTCAAATGAcgaaagaaaccaaaaaatatGTGAAAACTAAGAAAGGCCCCAATGAATATGTTTAATCATCAAACAAGAGGCCATTCCTGGTGTTCTTGGTTCTTCATTAGTAGTTTCTGCATTTTCAGCCTTAAGCTTTTGCTGTCTAAATTTGTTTAAGCTAGTACGTATTACCAGATGAAATTTGAGCATCAACGATCTAACTAACCTACCAAATCAACTTTCTTTCCCAGGTCTAAAGAAAACCATCATCTTATCTCACTCTTTAATGTAAGATGCCATTGATTGGAAAGTTCTGGTTTTAACGATTTGTTTCCCTTTTTCTCCCCATCACACTTGTTTCCAGGTATATCTCCGAAGGCTTCTTATTCAAGTACCCCGAATAACACCTATTTGCCAAAGAAAGCTCTCAGTTCAGTTGAGCAAGAAAAACTTGGAGCAGGGAATTTACTATATCAGATTAATGGATCAAATTCAAGTTTGTTCACCAGGAATATGAGAATACTCGATGCCTTTGATGATGAGTATGGTGGAGTCATTGTTGATACAGAAAGATTACCGCCTAATCCAAATGTCTTTGCATCCATGCTTCGTTTCTCACTTTCTCACTGGAAGGCGAAGG
This window encodes:
- the LOC18606206 gene encoding ATPase 11, plasma membrane-type isoform X2, which encodes MDMDKTAAAFEAISKEIVDLENIPVEEVFEKLKCTEGGLSSDEVQKRLDLFGYNKLEEKKENKILKFLGFMWNPLSWVMEAAALMAISLAHGGGKDIDYHDFVGILALLIINSTISFIEENNAGNAAAALMARLAPKAKVLRDGKWSEEDASVLVPGDIISIKLGDIIPADARLLQGDPLKIDQSALTGESLPVTKHPGHGIYSGSTCKQGEIEAVVIATGVHTFFGKAAHLVETTTHVGHFQQGAITKRMTAIEEMAGMDVLCSDKTGTLTLNKLTVDKNLIEVFVNNVDKDMVVLMAARASRLENQDAIDAAIVAMLGDPKEARAGITEVHFLPFNPTDKRTALTYIDEAGKLHRVSKGAPEQILNLAWNKSDIEKKVHSIIDKFAERGLRSLAVARQEVPAGNKDSAGGPWEFVGLLPLFDPPRHDSAETIRRALDLGVSVKMITGDQLAIAKETGRRLGMGTNMYPSSSLLGANKNEALGALPIDELIENADGFAGVFPEHKFEIVKRLQAKKHIVGMTGDGVNDAPALKKADIGIAVADSTDAARSASDIVLTEPGLSVIISAVLTSRAIFQRMKNYTIYAVSITIRIVLGFMLLTVIWKFNFPPFMVLIIAILNDGTIMTISKDRVKPSPVPDSWKLKEIFATGIVLGSYLGLMTIIFFWAAYETDFFPDKFRVRSFYKNNFNLTDKGVRDHLNAQLASAVYLQVSTISQALIFVTRSQGWSFMERPGLLLVTAFIIAQLVATAISAHASWGFAGIKAIGWGWSGVIWLYNIVTYALLDPIKFAVRYALSGRAWDLVLNKRTAFNTQKDFGKEAREAAWAADQRTRHGLQSSDPKIFSEKHTFRDISLMAEEARRRAEIARLRELHTLKGRVESFAKLRGLDIDVNPHYTV
- the LOC18606206 gene encoding plasma membrane ATPase 1 isoform X1; translated protein: MDMDKTAAAFEAISKEIVDLENIPVEEVFEKLKCTEGGLSSDEVQKRLDLFGYNKLEEKKENKILKFLGFMWNPLSWVMEAAALMAISLAHGGGKDIDYHDFVGILALLIINSTISFIEENNAGNAAAALMARLAPKAKVLRDGKWSEEDASVLVPGDIISIKLGDIIPADARLLQGDPLKIDQSALTGESLPVTKHPGHGIYSGSTCKQGEIEAVVIATGVHTFFGKAAHLVETTTHVGHFQQVLTAIGNFCICSIAIGMVIELIVIYGIHHRAYRTGIDNLLVILIGGIPIAMPTVLSVTMAIGSHRLSQQGAITKRMTAIEEMAGMDVLCSDKTGTLTLNKLTVDKNLIEVFVNNVDKDMVVLMAARASRLENQDAIDAAIVAMLGDPKEARAGITEVHFLPFNPTDKRTALTYIDEAGKLHRVSKGAPEQILNLAWNKSDIEKKVHSIIDKFAERGLRSLAVARQEVPAGNKDSAGGPWEFVGLLPLFDPPRHDSAETIRRALDLGVSVKMITGDQLAIAKETGRRLGMGTNMYPSSSLLGANKNEALGALPIDELIENADGFAGVFPEHKFEIVKRLQAKKHIVGMTGDGVNDAPALKKADIGIAVADSTDAARSASDIVLTEPGLSVIISAVLTSRAIFQRMKNYTIYAVSITIRIVLGFMLLTVIWKFNFPPFMVLIIAILNDGTIMTISKDRVKPSPVPDSWKLKEIFATGIVLGSYLGLMTIIFFWAAYETDFFPDKFRVRSFYKNNFNLTDKGVRDHLNAQLASAVYLQVSTISQALIFVTRSQGWSFMERPGLLLVTAFIIAQLVATAISAHASWGFAGIKAIGWGWSGVIWLYNIVTYALLDPIKFAVRYALSGRAWDLVLNKRTAFNTQKDFGKEAREAAWAADQRTRHGLQSSDPKIFSEKHTFRDISLMAEEARRRAEIARLRELHTLKGRVESFAKLRGLDIDVNPHYTV